The Pseudogulbenkiania sp. MAI-1 sequence GTGCGGACGATGTCGAACGGTGCCGCGACGGCCTTGTGCGGTTTGCTCGGGATGCCGCCGGCATCGTTCTGGGCCTGGGCCAGGGAGGCTGGAACGGCCGTGGCCAGCGCCACGGCAATGGCTAGGGGTGAAAGTGCGTGCTTCATCTTCTTTCCTTTGTAGTGGTTGGGACGATGAACTGTCCTGCCGGCCCAGGCGATGCCTTGCCATGGCGGCCGGTTTAGGGCAATAAAAATAGGAGTCCTAACTATTAAATTCAAAAAAAGAACTACTCTCAGGGCTCTTCGATCTGTCTCCAGTTACGGTTGGCGGCACCGGGGTCGGCAGGCACGTGCTCCGGGCAATCCAGGCGCAGCAAGGCCGCGGGCAGGGGAGCGTTCACCAGCTGGCAGTGGTGTGGCGCCTCCGTATCCTGATGGACGTGCGCCACGAAATGCTTGCACGTCAGGCAAGCGCGGATCTCCGGGAAACGGTGAGCCTGCTGGAGCCTGCCGATCAGCGCTAGCAGCGAGCCGTACAAAGCCTCCTGCGTCGCACCCGGCAGGCCGTCCACCGCTTCGTAGGCGAAGCCCAGTGCGCCGGCGATGCGGTCCGCCAGTTCCCGGCCAGGGGCAGTCAGGCGCAAGGCCACGGCACGGCCGTCATCGGGCGCTCGCCCTTTCTCGACCAGGCCCTTCGCCGTCAGCGCGGCGATGGAGTCACTGGCGCTCGCCACCGTCACCCCCAGTTGCTGGGCGATCCACGACACGCGCACGCCTTCCTGGCGCGCCGCCAGCATCTCCACGATCTCGACCTGGGTCGGATTCAGCCCCTCGGACGTGGCGAACTGCCACGTGCCCGCGCGCAGCACGGCGGCGATACGCGAGATGGCGCTCACGATGCGCTCGCTGGTAGGGGGCGTGCTGGTCCACGCAGAAGACGTATCCATGACGCCACTATTGTCAGTGCCACGCATTTTGTCAAGGACTCCTAATGATTTGCATCGGGCAGGCTGTCGGACGGAGCGGCCTTGCCCGGCAGCGGGCGTGGTTATCGACTACTCTCCGAGTACAGCCCCTTGGCATGCGCGCCGTTATGACAGATCACAAGGAATGTGTTTTCCATGCCACCGGCCTCACCAAGATCTATCGCATGGGCGAGGTCGAAGTGCCGGCCCTGCGTGGCATCGACCTCGAACTCTACGCCGGCGAGCTGGTAGTGCTGCTGGGCCCCTCCGGCAGCGGCAAATCCACCCTGCTCAACATCCTGGGCGGCCTCGACGCCCCCACCAGCGGCGAGGTCTATTACCTCGACCACAAGCTTACCGGCGCCACCGAAACCGACCTCACGCGCTTTCGCCGGGAACACGTCGGCTTTGT is a genomic window containing:
- a CDS encoding MarR family winged helix-turn-helix transcriptional regulator; translation: MDTSSAWTSTPPTSERIVSAISRIAAVLRAGTWQFATSEGLNPTQVEIVEMLAARQEGVRVSWIAQQLGVTVASASDSIAALTAKGLVEKGRAPDDGRAVALRLTAPGRELADRIAGALGFAYEAVDGLPGATQEALYGSLLALIGRLQQAHRFPEIRACLTCKHFVAHVHQDTEAPHHCQLVNAPLPAALLRLDCPEHVPADPGAANRNWRQIEEP